TCCCAAGTGCAAAGAGGTTCTTTGTATCAAGTGAAATAGAAGAATTACTGAAATAGATAAAAAATATTTTTGTGCCCTCACAAAAATGTGTGGGGGCATTTTCTTTTTAAAAAAAATACCTCCTCATATTACGAGGAGGTCTGCGGGGATTTTTTATTTATTCTAACGATTATTTCGTAGTATGCTTCAGTTTTATTTTCTTTTATATCATAATTTATATCAGTCTTTTGGAAAATTTTCAAGGCCTTTTTTATGGTATTGTAAATAACCCTACAATCATTCATTGAAACCTTAATTGCTTTTCCATTTTTTGTTACTTTCTTATTGTTAAGGTACTCTGAAATTAGTCTTTCGGTCTGAGCAACTGTGAGTCCATTTTCAATTATCTTTGGAATTATGTATTTCATATCTTCCTCTGATTCAAGCTTCAAAAGAGCTCGTGCATGCCGCTCAGACAGTTCATTTTCACGAATTATCCAACGAACATCAGGAGGAAGTGACAAAAGCCTTATCTTGTTCGCAATAGCACTTTGTGTCTTGCCAACTCGTTTTGCTATCTCAACCTGAGTTAGGCCAAACTCTTCTATAAGCTGTTTGTAACCTTGCGCCTCTTCAAAAAAATCAAGGTCCTGACGCTGGATGTTCTCTATAAGTGCCAATATTGCACTTTCAATGTCTGTGACATTTATGACAATTGCTTTAATCTTATCAAAACCAAGATGTTTGCAAGCTCTAAGTCTTCTCTCACCTGCAATTAAGTAATAAACCTCACCACGTTTTCTTACAATTATTGGCTGCAAAAGCCCATAATTTTTTATTGACTCAGCAAGCCCTTCGATAAGCTTTTCATCAAAATTAGTTCTCGGCTGAAAAGGATTTGGCAAAACCTTATTTATAGGTATCATCTCAATAGTATAAAGCTCTTTTTCCATATCCAACTTGTTTGTTTGCCTAATTAAAAGTGAAAACAACTTTATAAAGCCCCTTCCTTTTTTATTCAACATTTTCTGCTAATAATATTTCTACTTCAATTTAAAATCTCCTTCTTTTTATTTCAAGATTTTTCAGACATTTTCAATCAGATTTTGACAAATTTTTTATCAACTAAGGGGCTTTTTTATTATTTGCTTTGTTTTTCTGGGAAACTCAATCGGAGTTTGTCGCAATTTTCTTATGACAATTATACTTCTCTTCTCATCTGATTCTGGCAATGTGAATTTTTCAATCTTTTCTATCTCACCACCAAGCATTGCAATTGCATTTTTGGCGCTCTCAAGCTCATCCTCACATTCAAAACCTTTCTGGGCCAAAAAAGCTCCACCAATCTTCAAAAGAGGTATCGCGTATTCGCAAAGCACATTTAGTTTGTCAACAGCTCTTGCAAACGCAAAGTCAAAACTCTCTCTAAACTCAACCTTTTTCCCAAGTTCTTCTGCTCTTTGGCAGACAACTTCAATTCCAGACAAACCCAAATGGTCTTTTGCTTCACTCATAAAATTGCACTTTTTCTTGTTAGAATCATTCAAAACCAAGCTCATGCTTGGTTTTGCAATCTTCACAGGAATACCAGGAACTCCAAAGCCAGAACCAATGTCAATTGCGCGCACTAATTTGCCATCGCCGTTTTGAAGAAATTTTATCAAAGAAAGTGAATCTGCAATGTGTTTTATCACAAACTCATTTTCATTCTCAATTGCTGTGAGATTAAATAACTTATTTTTCTCAAGAACTAATTTCATAAATCTCAAAAGAAGTTCTTTTACAACAGGACTATTTTTTACACTATAAAACTCTAAAACTCTATCTAAAAGCTCCATTTTTGCCTTTGCCCCTTTTAAAAATTTAAAGCTGACAACGAGCATTCTATTTAGAACCTTTTTTTGCTTGCTCAAGCCAGATAAGCAGCACCGAAATATCAGCAGGCGACACACCAGATATTCTTGATGCCTGGCCAATCGAAGCAGGTCTTATTTGAGAAAGCTTTTGTTTTGCCTCAGTTGAAAGACCAGAAATCTGATTATAGTCAACCCACTCAGGAATCTTTTTGTTCTCAAGCTTTTTGAACTGCTCAATTTGCTGTAGCTGTTTTTTGATATATCCTTCATACTTTATTTCAATTTCAACCTCTTCCTTCACAGAACGTGGCAAGTCCGGCCGCTGAGGGTCAATCTCGCGCAAAGCTTCATACGAAAGCTCGGGCCTTTTCAAAAGCTCAGACAGCCTTACCCCTGTTGAAATAGGCGACGAACCATGTTCAATTAAAAATTTGTTCACCTTCTCACTTGGTGCAATCACAGTCTTTTTCAAGCGGTCTATCTCATCCTCAATCATCTTTTTCTTTCTCAAAAACTTCTCATATCTTTCCTGTGATATAAGCCCAATCCTATATCCTATCTCTGTAAGTCTCAAATCAGCATTGTCCTGACGCAAAATGAGCCTATACTCAGCTCTTGATGTCATGATTCTGTAAGGTTCATTTGTCCCTTTTGTTACAAGGTCGTCTATTAAAACTCCGATGTAGGCTTGAGACCTGTCTAAAACCAGCATCTCTTTTCCTTTTACATACATCGCAGCGTTAATCCCAGCGATGATTCCTTGTGCTGCTGCCTCTTCATACCCTGATGTTCCATTTATCTGGCCTGCTGAGAAAAGCCCTTTGATTTT
This Caldicellulosiruptor changbaiensis DNA region includes the following protein-coding sequences:
- a CDS encoding ParB/RepB/Spo0J family partition protein; the protein is MFSLLIRQTNKLDMEKELYTIEMIPINKVLPNPFQPRTNFDEKLIEGLAESIKNYGLLQPIIVRKRGEVYYLIAGERRLRACKHLGFDKIKAIVINVTDIESAILALIENIQRQDLDFFEEAQGYKQLIEEFGLTQVEIAKRVGKTQSAIANKIRLLSLPPDVRWIIRENELSERHARALLKLESEEDMKYIIPKIIENGLTVAQTERLISEYLNNKKVTKNGKAIKVSMNDCRVIYNTIKKALKIFQKTDINYDIKENKTEAYYEIIVRINKKSPQTSS
- the rsmG gene encoding 16S rRNA (guanine(527)-N(7))-methyltransferase RsmG, which encodes MELLDRVLEFYSVKNSPVVKELLLRFMKLVLEKNKLFNLTAIENENEFVIKHIADSLSLIKFLQNGDGKLVRAIDIGSGFGVPGIPVKIAKPSMSLVLNDSNKKKCNFMSEAKDHLGLSGIEVVCQRAEELGKKVEFRESFDFAFARAVDKLNVLCEYAIPLLKIGGAFLAQKGFECEDELESAKNAIAMLGGEIEKIEKFTLPESDEKRSIIVIRKLRQTPIEFPRKTKQIIKKPLS